One window from the genome of Hyperolius riggenbachi isolate aHypRig1 chromosome 6, aHypRig1.pri, whole genome shotgun sequence encodes:
- the LOC137521539 gene encoding apolipoprotein A-IV-like, whose translation MWVKAATLALLMCAITGSQAEISTEQITDAFWKYVTQLTDGTKDTVEQIQQTDISKQLNVLIEQNLKSVNLYTEELQSQIIPVAKQIHDKLTQDTEKIREQIRQELDRLKEKLSPYADELHKQLNRNVEELQVKMAPYAEEFKTQLDQNAQLFNQQLKSVTKDLEARLKENADQLQSSLTSYSQEFQVKIDENMDELRKQLAPITDKVRENIDLQLQELHKSLTPYAEDVQEELRNQIKTLEFQMRKNVEQLESKVLALTVQLKEDLYPYANEMRNKISGDMTNIKVTLEPYLTQVNQQVDQKVKEFRDAAAPQLQALNKALAQRVEDMKQKLGEYTVTLQDQAEYLEKDVREKVQDFINKGIAAKKSLEN comes from the exons ATGTGGGTGAAGGCAGCAACGCTTGCACTGTTGATGTGCGCAATCACAG GCTCTCAGGCAGAAATTAGCACTGAACAAATCACCGACGCATTCTGGAAATACGTCACTCAGCTGACCGATGGCACCAAAGATACTGTAGAACAAATCCAGCAGACTGATATCAGCAAACAGCTGAA tgttttaattgaacaaaatctGAAAAGCGTAAACTtgtatactgaagaattacagagccAAATAATTCCTGTTGCCAAGCAGATCCATGATAAGCTCACACAGGACACAGAAAAGATCCGGGAACAGATTAGACAGGAGCTGGACAGGCTGAAGGAGAAACTCTCCCCATATGCAGATGAGTTGCACAAGCAGCTGAATAGAAATGTTGAGGAACTCCAGGTAAAAATGGCCCCATATGCAGAGGAGTTCAAGACCCAGCTAGACCAAAACGCCCAACTATTTAACCAACAACTTAAGTCTGTAACTAAGGACCTGGAAGCAAGGCTCAAAGAAAATGCAGACCAGCTACAGTCATCCCTGACCTCATACTCTCAAGAATTTCAGGTCAAGATAGATGAGAATATGGATGAGCTGAGGAAGCAGTTGGCACCCATCACTGACAAAGTAAGAGAGAACATTGATCTGCAACTTCAAGAGTTACATAAAAGCTTGACTCCCTATGCAGAAGATGTGCAAGAAGAGCTCAGAAACCAGATCAAGACCCTGGAGTTCCAGATGAGGAAGAATGTGGAACAGCTGGAGAGCAAAGTCCTAGCACTCACAGTACAGCTGAAAGAGGATCTCTACCCTTATGCAAATGAAATGAGAAACAAGATCAGTGGTGATATGACAAATATCAAGGTCACATTGGAGCCCTACTTGACCCAAGTTAACCAGCAGGTTGACCAAAAAGTTAAGGAGTTTAGAGATGCAGCTGCACCTCAACTACAAGCCCTAAATAAGGCCCTGGCACAGAGAGTGGAGGACATGAAGCAGAAGCTGGGAGAATACACTGTAACTTTGCAAGATCAAGCGGAATATCTTGAGAAAGATGTGCGAGAAAAGGTGCAAGATTTTATTAACAAGGGCATTGCTGCTAAAAAATCTTTGGAAAACTga